The following are encoded together in the Humulus lupulus chromosome 5, drHumLupu1.1, whole genome shotgun sequence genome:
- the LOC133777557 gene encoding ranBP2-type zinc finger protein At1g67325-like isoform X1: MASANVDNRGSFGSKRSRNDVGAHCILDARSDGDWTCPECGNINFGFRTVCNRAKCAAPRPPVLPSHAPMTSHYNNPPPFYIGGFGPPPMPYGVSTRYGSPIPHSGMHYDYGAPPVAHGAYGPPVPTFPPGGYGGFGDSGMGYASPSTMNGYGFGFPGSPWSGGMSMIPENPASRKRRGGPDGSYDGDWICPKCENVNFAFRTVCNIKKCGAARPSLGSTNQSNAGAPEGSWTCGKCGNVNYPFRTVCNRKECGTEKPSS; this comes from the exons ATGGCTTCTGCTAAT GTGGACAATCGGGGCTCCTTCGGGTCAAAACGCTCTCGCAATGATG TTGGAGCCCATTGCATTTTAGACGCTCGGAGTGATGGAGATTGGACTTGTCCTGAATGTGGAAATATTAACTTTGGATTTAGAACGGTTTGCAACCGCGCAAAATGTGCTGCTCCTCGTCCTCCAGTATTGCCAAGT catGCTCCAATGACAAGTCATTACAATAACCCTCCTCCCTTTTATATCGGAGGTTTTGGGCCTCCTCCAATGCCATATGGAGTATCCACCAGGTATGGGTCCCCAATTCCACATTCTGGAATGCATTACGACTATGGTGCACCCCCTGTTGCTCATGGAGCATATGGCCCTCCAGTCCCCACATTTCCACCCGGAGGTTATGGAG GTTTTGGTGACTCAGGAATGGGTTACGCATCACCTTCAACTATGAATGGATATGGATTTGGTTTTCCTGGATCTCCTTGGTCTGGAGGAATGAGTATGATACCTGAAAATCCTGCTTCCAGGAAACGCCGTGGGG GTCCAGATGGTTCATATGATGGGGATTGGATATGTCCCAAATGTGAGAATGTAAACTTTGCTTTTAGAACTGTATGCAACATAAAGAAATGTGGAGCTGCCAGACCTTCTCTT GGTTCTACTAATCAGTCAAATGCTGGTGCTCCTGAAGGCAGCTGGACTTGTGGCAAATGCGGCAACGTGAACTACCCCTTTCGAACTGTTTGTAATAGGAAGGAATGTGGAACTGAGAAACCTAGTTCTTGA
- the LOC133777557 gene encoding ranBP2-type zinc finger protein At1g67325-like isoform X4 has protein sequence MASANVDNRGSFGSKRSRNDDARSDGDWTCPECGNINFGFRTVCNRAKCAAPRPPVLPSHAPMTSHYNNPPPFYIGGFGPPPMPYGVSTRYGSPIPHSGMHYDYGAPPVAHGAYGPPVPTFPPGGYGGFGDSGMGYASPSTMNGYGFGFPGSPWSGGMSMIPENPASRKRRGGPDGSYDGDWICPKCENVNFAFRTVCNIKKCGAARPSLGSTNQSNAGAPEGSWTCGKCGNVNYPFRTVCNRKECGTEKPSS, from the exons ATGGCTTCTGCTAAT GTGGACAATCGGGGCTCCTTCGGGTCAAAACGCTCTCGCAATGATG ACGCTCGGAGTGATGGAGATTGGACTTGTCCTGAATGTGGAAATATTAACTTTGGATTTAGAACGGTTTGCAACCGCGCAAAATGTGCTGCTCCTCGTCCTCCAGTATTGCCAAGT catGCTCCAATGACAAGTCATTACAATAACCCTCCTCCCTTTTATATCGGAGGTTTTGGGCCTCCTCCAATGCCATATGGAGTATCCACCAGGTATGGGTCCCCAATTCCACATTCTGGAATGCATTACGACTATGGTGCACCCCCTGTTGCTCATGGAGCATATGGCCCTCCAGTCCCCACATTTCCACCCGGAGGTTATGGAG GTTTTGGTGACTCAGGAATGGGTTACGCATCACCTTCAACTATGAATGGATATGGATTTGGTTTTCCTGGATCTCCTTGGTCTGGAGGAATGAGTATGATACCTGAAAATCCTGCTTCCAGGAAACGCCGTGGGG GTCCAGATGGTTCATATGATGGGGATTGGATATGTCCCAAATGTGAGAATGTAAACTTTGCTTTTAGAACTGTATGCAACATAAAGAAATGTGGAGCTGCCAGACCTTCTCTT GGTTCTACTAATCAGTCAAATGCTGGTGCTCCTGAAGGCAGCTGGACTTGTGGCAAATGCGGCAACGTGAACTACCCCTTTCGAACTGTTTGTAATAGGAAGGAATGTGGAACTGAGAAACCTAGTTCTTGA
- the LOC133777557 gene encoding ranBP2-type zinc finger protein At1g67325-like isoform X3, whose product MASANVDNRGSFGSKRSRNDVGAHCILDARSDGDWTCPECGNINFGFRTVCNRAKCAAPRPPVLPSHAPMTSHYNNPPPFYIGGFGPPPMPYGVSTRYGSPIPHSGMHYDYGAPPVAHGAYGPPVPTFPPGGYGGFGDSGMGYASPSTMNGYGFGFPGSPWSGGMSMIPENPASRKRRGGPDGSYDGDWICPKCENVNFAFRTVCNIKKCGAARPSLDLSLGRTIGSARIRDRLYFFQHPNKELPYLHCLTSRFY is encoded by the exons ATGGCTTCTGCTAAT GTGGACAATCGGGGCTCCTTCGGGTCAAAACGCTCTCGCAATGATG TTGGAGCCCATTGCATTTTAGACGCTCGGAGTGATGGAGATTGGACTTGTCCTGAATGTGGAAATATTAACTTTGGATTTAGAACGGTTTGCAACCGCGCAAAATGTGCTGCTCCTCGTCCTCCAGTATTGCCAAGT catGCTCCAATGACAAGTCATTACAATAACCCTCCTCCCTTTTATATCGGAGGTTTTGGGCCTCCTCCAATGCCATATGGAGTATCCACCAGGTATGGGTCCCCAATTCCACATTCTGGAATGCATTACGACTATGGTGCACCCCCTGTTGCTCATGGAGCATATGGCCCTCCAGTCCCCACATTTCCACCCGGAGGTTATGGAG GTTTTGGTGACTCAGGAATGGGTTACGCATCACCTTCAACTATGAATGGATATGGATTTGGTTTTCCTGGATCTCCTTGGTCTGGAGGAATGAGTATGATACCTGAAAATCCTGCTTCCAGGAAACGCCGTGGGG GTCCAGATGGTTCATATGATGGGGATTGGATATGTCCCAAATGTGAGAATGTAAACTTTGCTTTTAGAACTGTATGCAACATAAAGAAATGTGGAGCTGCCAGACCTTCTCTT GATCTATCATTGGGGAGGACGATTGGCAGTGCTAGGATTCGTGACAGACTTTATTTCTTTCAGCACCCGAACAAAGAGCTGCCTTATCTGCACTGTTTAACTTCAA GGTTCTACTAA
- the LOC133777557 gene encoding ranBP2-type zinc finger protein At1g67325-like isoform X2, with amino-acid sequence MASANVDNRGSFGSKRSRNDVGAHCILDARSDGDWTCPECGNINFGFRTVCNRAKCAAPRPPVLPSHAPMTSHYNNPPPFYIGGFGPPPMPYGVSTRYGSPIPHSGMHYDYGAPPVAHGAYGPPVPTFPPGGYGGMGYASPSTMNGYGFGFPGSPWSGGMSMIPENPASRKRRGGPDGSYDGDWICPKCENVNFAFRTVCNIKKCGAARPSLGSTNQSNAGAPEGSWTCGKCGNVNYPFRTVCNRKECGTEKPSS; translated from the exons ATGGCTTCTGCTAAT GTGGACAATCGGGGCTCCTTCGGGTCAAAACGCTCTCGCAATGATG TTGGAGCCCATTGCATTTTAGACGCTCGGAGTGATGGAGATTGGACTTGTCCTGAATGTGGAAATATTAACTTTGGATTTAGAACGGTTTGCAACCGCGCAAAATGTGCTGCTCCTCGTCCTCCAGTATTGCCAAGT catGCTCCAATGACAAGTCATTACAATAACCCTCCTCCCTTTTATATCGGAGGTTTTGGGCCTCCTCCAATGCCATATGGAGTATCCACCAGGTATGGGTCCCCAATTCCACATTCTGGAATGCATTACGACTATGGTGCACCCCCTGTTGCTCATGGAGCATATGGCCCTCCAGTCCCCACATTTCCACCCGGAGGTTATGGAG GAATGGGTTACGCATCACCTTCAACTATGAATGGATATGGATTTGGTTTTCCTGGATCTCCTTGGTCTGGAGGAATGAGTATGATACCTGAAAATCCTGCTTCCAGGAAACGCCGTGGGG GTCCAGATGGTTCATATGATGGGGATTGGATATGTCCCAAATGTGAGAATGTAAACTTTGCTTTTAGAACTGTATGCAACATAAAGAAATGTGGAGCTGCCAGACCTTCTCTT GGTTCTACTAATCAGTCAAATGCTGGTGCTCCTGAAGGCAGCTGGACTTGTGGCAAATGCGGCAACGTGAACTACCCCTTTCGAACTGTTTGTAATAGGAAGGAATGTGGAACTGAGAAACCTAGTTCTTGA